The genomic DNA CACGACTCGTAAGTGCTGATAGCAAGTTCTCTGAATATCGTGAGATAAAGGAGACCCTGGTATCGGTGTAGTGGCATATATATGGCGAGGTCGAAGTCGCCCTGGGTGATCTTTGACCTATCAGCTCGTTGCTCAAAAACTTATAGGCTTTCAGCTTTGAGCCATGAACTGCCAGCCACGAATTTCCATGAACGACATGGACGCTTATCTCTTCCCCCTTCCCCACAAGTTTCAATAATTCCGGCCTGAAATTTGCTTGACCTTTTCAAAATCCTTCAAGAAGGCAAGTCATGCCCAGAGATAATCAAGCATATCCGCCGGTTTCAATCGCCGTCCAGGGATGTCAAAATGTTGTTGCGTATCGGGGTGAGGTGCGGCGTGAGAATAGGGAGAAGCTGCTTGAGCAGACCAGCATGGTGATGTGGTTCACGGGGCTGTCTGGATCGGGCAAGTCGACCATTGCCCATGCGGTGGAGGAGCGGCTGCATGCCATGGGCAGGCTGACCTATGTTTTTGACGGGGACAATGTTCGTCAGGGGTTGTGTCGGGACTTGAGTTTTTCGTCCTACTATTATGAGTATTGCTGGTCTCAGAGACCCAGCCAGGAAGAGGAGGTTGTGTCGTGGAAACCAGGGCGATAACTTATGATCTGCCGGTTGGCGTTTTTTCAGCCTTGCGCAAGACGCCGGAAGAATTGAAAAGAGATATGCTCATTGTTGCTGGCGTGAAATGGTACGAGATGGGGTATGTATCCCAGGAAAAGGCAGCGGAACTGGCAGGCTTATGCAGGGAAGATTTCCTGATGGCTCTTTCCAGATATAATGTTTCTCCATTTCAATATTCTGCCGACGAAGTAATGCAAGAAGCCGGTTATGAGTAGGGTGTATGTTCTTCATTACCCTCGAGGACGGGGTTTTTGCGGACCGTCCATGGTCTTCACCAATATCATCAATCCCCGGGCCCTGATCGGCAAAATGGACCAGGTCCGGCCCACTGAATCCTGCTCCGCACAGGAGCAAAAGAAAATTTTCTGTGGAGTACTTCTCCACGGAAAAAACTTGCCTCGCCTGAAGGCTAAAATGGAAGAGGTCAACGGCATGAAAGCGGGCTTATGCAAATTGTAAAACAGATTGACAATATACATGGGTGGTGACAGTGTCGGCTCATGATTGCACGTGATGCTGAACGCCTGATTCGTGGGCATTTGAAAGGCTTCCCCGTAGTCACCATTACCGGGCCGCGCCAATCCGGCAAAAAAAAACTGGCTCGGGCCATATTTCCGGATAAGCTCTACTTTTCCCTGGAAGACCCGGATATCCGACAACTGGCCATGGACGACCCACGCGGTTTTCTGGCCAGGATGCCTGAAGGTGCTGTGCTTGACGAGGTACA from Desulfonatronum thioautotrophicum includes the following:
- a CDS encoding adenylyl-sulfate kinase, translating into MPRDNQAYPPVSIAVQGCQNVVAYRGEVRRENREKLLEQTSMVMWFTGLSGSGKSTIAHAVEERLHAMGRLTYVFDGDNVRQGLCRDLSFSSYYYEYCWSQRPSQEEEVVSWKPGR
- a CDS encoding UPF0175 family protein, with the translated sequence METRAITYDLPVGVFSALRKTPEELKRDMLIVAGVKWYEMGYVSQEKAAELAGLCREDFLMALSRYNVSPFQYSADEVMQEAGYE